The genomic stretch ATCGAATAGCGTGTCACATCGCCGAGGAACATACTTTTCTCGATAACCCCGTTGATTCCGTTTTCATAGCTTTCCGGTTCAAGGAGACTGACCCGAATTTGTTCGGGCCCCACCCCGTAAAGAACATGCTGACCCGTTTGGAAGGGATGATGACCCCGGCGATGGACCGGCCAATATCCCAAGAGTTTAATCTCGCACCGATCCTCTGTAGAAGCAGTTACATGCCCTTCAAAAAAGTTGATGTCTCCGACAAAATCGGCAGTAAATTGAGTTGCCGGGGCATAATATACATCGCTGGGAAAACCGTAATGTTCGATACGCCCTTGATTTACAATGGCGACGCGATCTGCCAGTTCGAAGGCCTCCTCCTGATCATGGGTTACCATCATTGTGGTGACGCCAATTTCCTTAACAATCTTTTTTAACGATTGACGAAGCTGTATGCGGGTTTTAGCGTCTACAGCCCCGAAAGGTTCATCAAGTAAAAGTACCCGCGGTTCATAGGCAAGAGCCCTCGCCAGCGCTACACGCTGCTGCTGCCCCCCCGACAACTGCCCTGAATATCGGGAACCCAATCCGGGCAGGCCCACTAACTCAAGCAGACGCTCACTGCGGGCCTGTCGTTCCGAGAGGGGCACTTTCCTGATTTTCATTCCGAACTCAATATTCTCGGCAATGGTCATATTAGGAAAAATCGAATAATTCTGGAAGACAAACCCGAGGCCACGCTGCTGTGGGGGGAGATGGGTGATGTCAATGTCGTTCAGCAATATCCGTCCCTCATCGGGTAGTATAAGGCCTGCTACCATGCGCAGGATGGTGCTTTTCCCGCTGCCGCTTGATCCGAGAAGAACAACCAGTTCTTCGTCGGCCACATCCAGTGAGACCTTGTCGACAACAGAATGCTTGCCGTATTTTTTACTGATTTGTTCAATAAGAATTGACATTATGTACCTCGCTGAAAGCTGAATGGTCTGGAGCAATTTTTGTGAATTACAAATTTAAATACTATTTTTTGAAAAACCGTGGATACTGTTGGTGTTGAATTCATCGTTGCCTCCCTTTTTTACCAGTTCGTCCGGCAAGAAAGAGGATAAGAGAAAAAAGTATGAAGGAAAGGATCGCAAGAATAGCTGCAACGGAATTGGCTGCCTGAATGTTGCCGCTTTCAAACTGAGAAAAAATATACAACGGGGCAGTCTGTGTCCGTAGCCTAAGGTTTCCCGAAACCATCACCGTTGCACCGAATTCTCCCAGAGAGTGGGCAAAGGTCAGTAAAGCACCGGTGAGCAGGCCGCCTTTCAACGCCGGGAATACAATGTGCCGGAAAGACTGCCAGCGGCTGGCGCCCATGGTGTATGCCGCTTCTTCGTAGGTTATTTCCAGGTCATCCAGCACGGGTTTAATGGTCCCCAGCATGTATGGAAATGTAACAAAAACGTGTGCAAGCAATACCCCAACAGGAGTGAACATGGGCTGTATTCCTAAGGGCTCCAGCATCTGTCCGAAAAGACCGATGGGCCCCCATAGAAGAAGAAGAGAAGTACCGACAACGACGTTGGGAATTGCAACAGGCAGATTAAGTACGATGCCGAACTGCTCACGCCCCGGGAAACGGGTTTTGCTGAGAACGTAGGCCGCGTAGGTGCCAAGCACAGTATTGATAATTGCGGTAGCGAAGGCAATAATCAAACTGAAGCGAAGGGCAAAAAGTACATCCACAGTTACGAGGGCGGCTCCAAAATTGCGGAGGCCTCCTCGTAAGGCATAAATGAAGACCGATGACAGCGGTAACAACAAAAGAGGCAGCAACACCAGGACCAGAAAACCGGCCGGGAGCATGGAATAGATCTTTTTCTGAAATAACTTGTCCTGGTTCATGGTTTTAACTCCTTGAGGACCCCGTTTTTCCATATTTCATCGATGATATTGAGTTTTGCCTGCTGCCAGCCGCCAAAATCATCAATAAAGAAGGGGTCATGAATAAGTCCGAATTCCGTATTAGATACATTCAGCCTTTCATCAACACTTCTAAATCCGCTCTCAACAAAGATACGCTGCGCTTCTTCGCTCCAGAGAAAGTCGACAAACGCCTTGATAAGTTTAACTTGCTTCCTGGAAATATGGGGATCGATAACAACCGCGGTATGTTCACTTAAAATCGTACTTCGGGGATAAACGATTTCAAAACGTGATGAGCCGTGAGAACGGCTCCAGATGGCATCCTGTTCATATGTGATAAGGGCATCTCCAAAACCGTTGTCAAATTGGGTTTTGGCTGCCCTGCCGCTGCCGGCCTGAATACCCACATTTCGCCAGATGCCGAGGAGCATGGACCTGCCGGCGTCCGGACCTGAACCGGGCTGTCTCACGGCAGCGCCGTATTCGGCAACAATGGCCCAGTTGGCGGCTCCGGATGTGAGCGGATCCGTATGGATGATCCGAATTCCGGGTCGAACCAGATCAGAGAAATCGTGTATTTTTTTCGGATTATCAGGTCTTACCAGTATTACAAAGGGTGTACGATTAATAACACCCTTGTGGGGTAGCTCCTTCCAGGTTTCGGTGCGGATGACCCCGGCCTTTTTGAG from Pseudomonadota bacterium encodes the following:
- a CDS encoding ABC transporter ATP-binding protein — translated: MSILIEQISKKYGKHSVVDKVSLDVADEELVVLLGSSGSGKSTILRMVAGLILPDEGRILLNDIDITHLPPQQRGLGFVFQNYSIFPNMTIAENIEFGMKIRKVPLSERQARSERLLELVGLPGLGSRYSGQLSGGQQQRVALARALAYEPRVLLLDEPFGAVDAKTRIQLRQSLKKIVKEIGVTTMMVTHDQEEAFELADRVAIVNQGRIEHYGFPSDVYYAPATQFTADFVGDINFFEGHVTASTEDRCEIKLLGYWPVHRRGHHPFQTGQHVLYGVGPEQIRVSLLEPESYENGINGVIEKSMFLGDVTRYSIRLTNNNLLDVQVLNYLFIEGMVMPYELNEQVWLIWSKGSGIIMADETSGIDPAIGTNQSY
- a CDS encoding sulfate ABC transporter substrate-binding protein, whose translation is MKRKTEKLPMPIHPVSYVKYRLVRRVITACMMLALILWTVWPWLPSQRSNHPQTIVLYGFSILEPVITKSIFPAFQKKWMAQTGQNVELISSFAGSGTVANQLIMGVPAEIAILSTELDVQRLKKAGVIRTETWKELPHKGVINRTPFVILVRPDNPKKIHDFSDLVRPGIRIIHTDPLTSGAANWAIVAEYGAAVRQPGSGPDAGRSMLLGIWRNVGIQAGSGRAAKTQFDNGFGDALITYEQDAIWSRSHGSSRFEIVYPRSTILSEHTAVVIDPHISRKQVKLIKAFVDFLWSEEAQRIFVESGFRSVDERLNVSNTEFGLIHDPFFIDDFGGWQQAKLNIIDEIWKNGVLKELKP
- a CDS encoding ABC transporter permease; this encodes MNQDKLFQKKIYSMLPAGFLVLVLLPLLLLPLSSVFIYALRGGLRNFGAALVTVDVLFALRFSLIIAFATAIINTVLGTYAAYVLSKTRFPGREQFGIVLNLPVAIPNVVVGTSLLLLWGPIGLFGQMLEPLGIQPMFTPVGVLLAHVFVTFPYMLGTIKPVLDDLEITYEEAAYTMGASRWQSFRHIVFPALKGGLLTGALLTFAHSLGEFGATVMVSGNLRLRTQTAPLYIFSQFESGNIQAANSVAAILAILSFILFSLILFLAGRTGKKGRQR